In Bombus pascuorum chromosome 13, iyBomPasc1.1, whole genome shotgun sequence, a single genomic region encodes these proteins:
- the LOC132913589 gene encoding cilia- and flagella-associated protein 221-like has protein sequence MDMDIFDQTQYCIDKIKKKKIHKFGEESSNGTLSVVPSKLKFNFDFGNFKIQEKTVEITNFFVKPCPIRFLPLETHYFRFKDIYQRIWLNPGSVFKMNILFIPDENRDYNDTLKILYYNDQTTQIKIYAEMATKFSFPTIVNFGHVPLGRTVCYKIPIHSHAEKDFSFTIIPFNGGSCVDVYPRWGHIKSKQNPAIIAIIYRPLRYISMNFEIRIFISDLCKSPHIINFYAYTRPGLLREKLKTIEAKMKSKIQQKNINTTFCKGAKPISVKKNKPKYLKESTMKFTSSEKLLLKQCYFPLYTLHAVNCILNLKIRKLFNEYELKGPLGVFLFQTMEQKAQKLKEFLVKVENRYRENEQVKYHHKPKINYGTSNASKNQIIKIKTQQEQAWNDYKDLIMTSEKCIFEQKKTKERRQRILRVSQTVALLQMPPKLRKKRLLVVEI, from the exons ATGGATATGGATATATTTGACCAAACGCAATACTgtatagataaaattaaaaaaaaaaaaatacataaattcgGAGAGGAATCAAGTAATGGCACATTAAGCGTAGTACcctcgaaattgaaatttaattttgatttcggaaattttaaaattcaagagAAAACAGTAGAAATTACGAACTTTTTTGTTAAACCGTGTCCCATTCGATTTTTACCATTGGAAACTCATTATTTCAGGTTTAAAGATATCTATCAG AGAATATGGCTCAATCCTGGGTCTGttttcaaaatgaatattttatttatacctgATGAAAATAGAGATTATAATGAcactttaaaaatactttattacaaTGATCAAACaacgcaaataaaaatctacgCGGAAATGGCGACCAAATTTTCCTTTCCCACTATTGTGAATTTTGGTCATGTACCACTTGGTCGAAC GGTTTGCTACAAAATACCAATACATTCCCACGCAgagaaagatttttcttttactattaTACCATTTAACGGAGGATCGTGTGTCGACGTTTATCCTCGCTGGG GTCACATAAAATCAAAGCAGAATCCTGCAATAATTGCGATTATTTATAGGCCTCTTAGATATATAAgtatgaattttgaaattcgaatattcaTATCTGATCTATGCAAAAGTCcacatattataaatttttatgccTATACTAGACCAGGTCTTTTACG AGAAAAATTGAAGACCATCGAAGCAAAAATGAAAAGCAAAATAcagcagaaaaatattaacacaACTTTTTGCAAAGGAGCAAAACCAATTTCcgtaaagaaaaataaaccgaaatatttaaaagaatctaCTATGAAATTCACAAGTTCCgaaaaacttttattaaaacaatgtTATTTTCCCCTTTACACGTTGCACGCTgtcaattgtattttaaatttaaaaattcgaaaattatttaacgaatatGAATTAAAGG GACCGTTGggtgtatttttatttcaaactatGGAGCAAAAAGCACAAAAACTGAAAGAATTTTTggtaaaagtagaaaatcgTTATCGAGAAAATGAACAAGTGAAATATCATCATAAgccgaaaataaattatggaaCATCCAATGCTagtaaaaatcaaattattaaaattaaaacacagCAAGAACAAGCTTGGAATGACTATAAAGATTTAATAATGACCTCAGAAAAATGTATCTTCGAACAAAAAAAGACTAAAGAGAGAAGGCAAAGAATTTTAAGGGTTTCTCAAACT GTGGCACTGTTACAAATGCCGCCAAAACTTAGGAAAAAGCGTCTGCTTGTGGTTGAGATCTGA
- the LOC132913813 gene encoding serine/threonine-protein phosphatase 6 regulatory ankyrin repeat subunit A-like — protein sequence MNVQELRDGSPLLQAIFFGDVDEVRALLSRKEDPNWQDREQRSLLHAAAYRGDPAIVEALLLNGAVVNAKDKKWLTPLYRACCSGNPNVVEVLLSHKADVNIRDRSWQTPLHVAAANNAVQCVELIVPHLMNINVADRGGRTSLHHAAYNGHLEMTEYLAQIGCVINASDRQDRRALHFAAYMGHDGIVRALIAKGADVDVKDRDLYTPLHAAAASGNVECMHTLIKSGADIEAKNVYGNTPLHIACLNGHADAVTELIANAANVEAVNYRGQTPLHVAAASTHGVHCLEVLLKAGLRINVQSEDGRTPLHMTAIHGRFTRSKSLLDVGALPDTKDKNGNTALHVAAWFGHECLTTTLLEYGASPAARNAEQRTALHLSCLAGHIEVCRKLLQVDSRRIDSRDIRGRTPLHLAAFKGSVDCLDLLLSNGANFRLTDNYSRLALHHAASQGHYLCVFTLVGFGSDSNAQDVDGATPLHLAAASNPRDSGAQCVQYLLKHRADPRLCDKRGFTAIHYAVAGGNQPALEALLEACPQGNLAASSNSTGKSEPPLPALTPLHLAAYHGHIEILSLLLPLFPNTNIKEDTGKTPLDLAAYKGHQTCVQLLCVFYGACVWVQDSITRRTPVHCAAAAGHVNCLELLLENAGDSNVVNCYDIKQRTPLTLAVANSNPECAQLLLKYKADCNLLDINKHTPLFRAVVKERDHQLVELLLSHGAQVAIQDTNGKTPLHLAAACGRVKALASLVKANPAAATLKDDQGCTVLHWACYNGNSNCVEYLLEQNVIDSLEGSPFSAVHCAVYQGSAHCLELLINKFGGKTVAAPRDVPGGRLPLHIAASSGSVECAKLILSSVGPELAGLETPDYSGRTPLLCAAITGQCAAIELLLEWKADVRAVDCNKNTALHLACQRRHSVAASLLLNLINSLNANGENTSQQQQSIINMANKQRRTPLHLAARNGLVTVTRRLLQSGASVVAVDAEGLTPALACAPNPAVARCLATILAAHGQNWEAAQHSPSIQQTSEVYLNGRSGDSQHSSDSEFY from the exons ATGAACGTACAGGAATTGCGTGATGGG TCTCCTTTGTTACAAGCTATATTTTTTGGAGATGTAGACGAAGTTCGAGCATTGTTATCAAGAAAGGAAGATCCAAATTGGCAGGATAGGGAACAAAGATCTCTTTTGCATGCAGCTGCATATAGGGGAGATCCAGCAATTGTAGAAGCACTTTTGTTAAATGGAGCTGTAGTAAATGCTAAAGATAAGAAATGGTTAACTCCTTTGTATAGAGCTTGTTGCTCGGGGAATCCCAATGTAGTAGAAGTTTTGTTAAGCCATAAAGCAGATGTTAATATCAGGGATCGTAGTTGGCAAACTCCTTTACATGTAGCAGCAGCAAATAATGCAGTTCAATGCGTTGAGCTGATAGTGCCACATTTAATGAACATTAACGTAGCAGACAG AGGTGGTAGAACAAGTTTGCATCATGCAGCTTACAATGGACATTTGGAAATGACAGAATATTTGGCTCAAATTGGTTGTGTAATAAATGCTTCTGATAGGCAAGATCGCAGGGCCTTACATTTTGCAGCGTACATGGGTCATGATGGAATAGTAAGGGCACTTATAGCAAAAGGAGCAGATGTAGAtgttaaa GATCGAGATTTGTATACTCCGTTACATGCAGCTGCAGCATCTGGCAATGTAGAATGCATGCACACATTAATTAAGTCTGGGGCAGATATTGAAGCAAAAAATGTGTATGGAAATACTCCTTTGCATATTGCATGTTTAAATGGTCATGCTGATGCAGTTACAGAATTAATTGCCAATGCAGCAAACGTTG AAGCTGTAAATTATCGGGGACAAACGCCGTTACACGTTGCTGCTGCTAGCACTCATGGTGTTCACTGTTTAGAAGTACTTTTGAAAGCTGGTTTGAGAATAAATGTTCAATCAGAAGATGGGCGTACACCTCTACATATGACTGCAATCCATGGTAGATTTACTCGATCAAAAAGCTTACTTGATGTTGGAGCATTGCCAGACACTAAAGATAAAAACGGAAATACCGCTTTACACGTCGCCGCTTG GTTTGGCCATGAATGTTTAACAACAACTTTATTGGAGTATGGCGCATCCCCAGCAGCGCGCAATGCTGAACAGCGTACTGCATTGCATCTTAGTTGCTTGGCAGGTCATATCGAG GtctgtagaaaattattacaagtTGATAGCCGACGAATAGATTCAAGAGATATTCGTGGTAGAACACCATTACATTTAGCAGCATTCAAGGGATCTGTTGACTGTTTAGATTTATTGTTATCCAATGGAGCTAATTTTCGATTAACTGATAATTATAGCAGGTTAGCACTTCATCATGCTGCTAGTCAAGGTCATTATCTCTGTGTTTTTACTTTGGTTGGATTTGGAAGTGACTCTAATGCACAAGACGTAGACGGTGCAACTCCTTTGCATTTAGCTGCAGCATCAAATCCCAGAGATTCTGGTGCTCA ATGCGTACAGTATTTATTAAAGCATAGAGCAGATCCGCGTTTGTGCGATAAACGAGGCTTTACTGCTATTCATTACGCTGTAGCTGGTGGAAATCAGCCAGCTTTAGAAGCTTTATTAGAAGCTTGTCCACAAGGCAATCTAGCAGCGTCATCTAATTCTACAGGAAAGTCAGAACCTCCATTACCTGCATTAACACCCTTACATCTTGCT gCATACCATGgacatattgaaattttaagctTGCTACTACCATTATTTCCCAATACTAACATTAAAGAAGATACTGGTAAAACGCCACTGGATCTAGCTGCCTATAAAGGACACCAAACATGCGTTCAACTTTTATGCGTATTTTATGGAGCTTGTGTATGGGTCCAAGATTCTATTACAAGGCGTACTCCAGTACATTGCGCAGCGGCAGCAGGTCATGTTAATTGTCTAGAACTTCTATTGGAGAATGCAGGAGATTCAAACGTAGTTAATTGTTACGATATTAAACAGCGAACTCCTTTAACACTAGCAGTGGCAAATAGCAATCCAGAATGTGCTCAGttacttttaaaatacaaagctGATTGTAATTTACTAGACATAAACAAGCATACACCATTATTTCGAGCAGTGGTTAAGGAACGTGATCATCAGTTAGTGGAGCTATTATTATCACATGGTGCACAAGTAGCGATACAAGATACAAATGGTAAAACGCCATTACATTTAGCCGCCGCATGTGGAAG aGTAAAAGCATTGGCTTCTCTTGTCAAAGCTAATCCTGCTGCTGCCACTTTAAAAGACGATCAAGGATGTACAGTCCTTCATTGGGCCTGTTACAATGGAAACTCGAATTGTGTGGAATATCTGTTAGAACAAAATGTAATTGACTCATTAGAGG GTAGTCCATTTTCGGCTGTTCATTGTGCAGTTTACCAGGGATCAGCACATTgtttagaattattaataaataaatttgggGGAAAGACTGTTGCTGCTCCGAGAGATGTTCCAGGTGGTCGGTTGCCTTTGCATATTGCAGCTAGTTCAGGATCTGTAGAATGtgcaaaattgattttaagtTCTGTTGGACCTGAATTAGCTGGGCTCGAAACTCCAGATTATTCAGGTCGAACGCCACTACTTTGTGCTGCTATTACGGGTCAATGTGCTGCTAttg AGTTATTGCTTGAATGGAAAGCTGATGTACGTGCTGTGGATTGTAACAAAAACACAGCTCTTCACTTAGCTTGTCAAAGACGACATTCTGTTGCTGCTTCACTCTTACTAAATTTGATCAATTCACTTAATGCTAATGGTGAAAATACATCACAGCAACAACAAAGCATTATTAATATGGCCAATAAGCAGCGAAGAACACCATTACATCTAGCAGCAAGAAATGGCCTCGTAACG GTAACACGACGTTTATTGCAATCGGGTGCAAGTGTCGTTGCTGTCGATGCAGAAGGACTCACACCTGCATTAGCTTGTGCTCCGAATCCGGCTGTAGCACGATGTTTAGCCACCATTCTTGCTGCACATG GTCAAAATTGGGAAGCTGCACAACATTCACCATCAATTCAACAAACATCagaagtatatttaaatgGCAGAAGTGGCGATTCACAACACAGTTCAGATTCAGAGTTTTACTGA